The genomic window CGAACGAGCGTCCGGTCGCTTTCCGCAGGCGGTAGTCCCCGGATTCGATCCGCTCGATCTCAAAGACCTGCCCCGGTTCCAGCCGATCCGCGGCGCGCAACTCCGCCGGGAGCACGATCTGGCCTTTGCTGGAGAGCGTGGTTCGCATGATGGGTAAGATAGCATCTTACTTGGCGATCGTCAACTTCGAGGCCCTCCCCTGAGAAGTCTC from Pirellulales bacterium includes these protein-coding regions:
- a CDS encoding AbrB/MazE/SpoVT family DNA-binding domain-containing protein, with the protein product MRTTLSSKGQIVLPAELRAADRLEPGQVFEIERIESGDYRLRKATGRSFGVAAWLEACPEKDWFQPVPAESTDSL